In the genome of Vicia villosa cultivar HV-30 ecotype Madison, WI linkage group LG7, Vvil1.0, whole genome shotgun sequence, one region contains:
- the LOC131619129 gene encoding uncharacterized protein LOC131619129, with the protein MAGCPLVVLCRKLQMLKKELKSWNHSCFGNVTQNVLLAESELIQIKESSLVDNGDFNRLEKEAQDKLSLALDVEESFWREKARIKWHIKGDRNTAYFHRISKIRNAIKPISILKYGEEMISEPDPAVLQFFSSSWLPTGFNSNVLVLIPKTDNAESLDLFRPIALSNFKYKIITKIIATRLALVMPHIVSNEQRGFIQGRKIKDCIALASEAYNLMDSKSWCGNMALKVDITKAFDTINWQFLLNV; encoded by the exons ATGGCGGGTTGCCCTTTGGTTGTGCTGTGTAGAAAGCTGCAGATGTTGAAAAAAGAGCTTAAGAGCTGGAATCATTCTTGCTTTGGTAATGTTACTCAGAATGTGCTGTTGGCTGAATCGGAGCTCATTCAAATTAAGGAAAGCTCGTTGGTGGATAATGGAGATTTTAATAGATTGGAGAAAGAGGCTCAGGATAAACTTTCGCTTGCTTTGGATGTTGAAGAAAGTTTCTGGAGGGAAAAGGCGAGAATTAAATGGCACATTAAAGGGGATCGTAACACGGCTTACTTTCATCGTATTTCCAAGATTCGAAATGCTATCAAGCCTATTTCTATTCTGAAATACGGAGAAGAGATGATTTCGGAGCCGGATC CTGCTGTTCTTCAATTCTTCTCTTCTAGTTGGCTTCCTACAGGGTTCAACTCTAATGTGTTAGTGTTGATTCCTAAAACGGATAACGCAGAATCATTAGATCTCTTTCGTCCAATTGCTTTATCAAACTTCAAATACAAGATTATAACAAAAATTATTGCCACAAGACTTGCTTTAGTTATGCCTCATATTGTGTCGAATGAGCAACGTGGTTTCATTCAAGGAAGGAAAATTAAAGACTGTATTGCTCTGGCTTCGGAAGCGTATAATCTCATGGATTCCAAATCTTGGTGCGGTAATATGGCGCTTAAAGTAGATATTACGAAGGCTTTTGACACCATTAATTGGCAATTTCTTCTCAATGTTTAG
- the LOC131619128 gene encoding uncharacterized protein LOC131619128, giving the protein MWLNMKVKDNMLFQKSRVRWDRERDLNSKYFHSILKARKRCNFIGSIVTDRGVVEEVGVLRRRLGGILRQSSQSISERPLLKGIHFNSISIADKRDLEVHFSEEEEIKVAVWGCEGSRSPGLDKFNFFFIRKCRNFMKEDLISFFNDFYAYGVLSKTILSSFITLIAKRDCPKSLDDYWLIFLVGCL; this is encoded by the coding sequence ATGTGGCTGAACATGAAGGTGAAGGATAATATGTTGTTTCAAAAATCTAGAGTGAGGTGGGATCGAGAAAGGGACTTGAATAGTAAGTACTTTCATTCTATCTTGAAAGCTAGAAAAAGGTGTAACTTTATAGGTAGTATCGTTACTGACAGAGGGGTGGTGGAGGAGGTGGGGGTGTTAAGGAGGAGGTTAGGAGGCATTTTGAGGCAAAGTTCGCAGTCTATTTCGGAGCGTCCTTTGTTAAAGGGAATCCACTTTAATTCAATATCAATTGCTGACAAGAGAGATTTGGAAGTTCACTTTTCGGAGGAGGAAGAGATAAAAGTGGCAGTTTGGGGTTGTGAAGGGTCTAGGAGCCCGGGACTGGATaagtttaattttttcttcataaGAAAGTGTAGGAATTTTATGAAGGAGGACTTAATATCTTTCTTCAATGACTTTTATGCTTATGGTGTTCTATCTAAGACGATTTTATCATCTTTCATTACTCTGATTGCTAAGAGGGATTGTCCAAAGAGTCTCGATGATTATTGGCTCATATTCTTGGTGGGATGTCTTTAG